Proteins encoded by one window of Panicum virgatum strain AP13 chromosome 7N, P.virgatum_v5, whole genome shotgun sequence:
- the LOC120683518 gene encoding 14 kDa proline-rich protein DC2.15-like, producing the protein MARKASVALFLAINLVVFAVASATSANCPPPPSTPTPTPASKGKCPRDALKLGVCANVLGLIKAKVGVPPAEPCCPLLEGLVDLEAAVCLCTAIKGNILGINLNLPIDLSLILNYCGKTVPTGFKCL; encoded by the coding sequence ATGGCACGCAAGGCCTCGGTCGCGCTGTTCCTGGCCATCAACCTGGTCGTGTTCGCCGTGGCCAGTGCCACAAGCGCCAACTGCcccccgccgccatcgacgccgaCCCCGACGCCAGCCTCGAAAGGCAAGTGCCCCCGCGACGCGCTGAAGCTGGGCGTGTGCGCCAACGTGCTGGGCCTCATCAAGGCTAAGGTCGGCGTGCCGCCGGCGGAGCCCTGCTGCCCGCTGTTGGAGGGGCTCGTCGACCTCGAAGCCGCCGTGTGCCTCTGCACCGCCATCAAGGGCAACATCCTTGGCATCAACCTAAACCTGCCCATCGACCTCAGCCTCATCCTCAACTACTGCGGCAAGACCGTGCCCACCGGCTTCAAGTGCCTCTAA
- the LOC120683964 gene encoding 14 kDa proline-rich protein DC2.15-like, whose amino-acid sequence MAGKASVALFLAVNLVVFAMASACGGDCPTPSTPSTPSTPTPTSASKGKCPRDALKLGVCANVLGLIKAKVGVPPAEPCCPLLEGLVDLEAAVCLCTAIKGNILGINLNLPIDLSLILNYCGKTVPTGFKCL is encoded by the coding sequence ATGGCAGGGAAGGCCTCGGTCGCGCTGTTCCTGGCCGTCAACCTGGTCGTGTTCGCCATGGCCAGCGCCTGCGGTGGCGACTGCCCCACGCCGTCGACCCCGTCGACCCCGTCGACTCCTACCCCGACGTCGGCCtccaaaggcaagtgcccccgCGACGCGCTGAAGCTGGGCGTGTGCGCCAACGTGCTGGGCCTCATCAAGGCCAAGGTCGGCGTGCCGCCCGCGGAGCCCTGCTGCCCGCTGTTGGAGGGGCTCGTCGACCTCGAGGCCGCCGTGTGCCTCTGCACCGCCATCAAGGGCAACATCCTCGGCATCAACCTGAACCTGCCCATCGATCTCAGCCTCATCCTCAACTACTGCGGCAAGACCGTGCCCACTGGCTTCAAGTGCCTCTAA
- the LOC120683965 gene encoding 14 kDa proline-rich protein DC2.15-like, translated as MAGKASVALFLAVNMVVFAMASACGGNCPTPSTPSTPSTPTPTPASKGKCPRDALKLGVCANVLGLIKAKVGVPPAEPCCPLLEGLVDLEAAVCLCTAIKGNILGINLNLPIDLSLILNYCGKTVPTGFKC; from the coding sequence ATGGCAGGCAAGGCCTCAGTCGCGCTGTTCCTCGCCGTCAACATGGTCGTGTTCGCCATGGCCAGCGCCTGCGGCGGCAACTGCCCCACGCCGTCGACCCCGTCCACCCCATCCACGCCAACCCCGACGCCGGCCtccaaaggcaagtgcccccgCGACGCGCTGAAGCTGGGCGTGTGCGCCAACGTGCTGGGCCTCATCAAGGCCAAGGTCGGCGTGCCGCCAGCGGAGCCCTGCTGCCCGCTGTTGGAGGGGCTCGTCGACCTCGAGGCCGCCGTGTGTCTCTGCACCGCCATCAAGGGCAACATCCTCGGCATCAACTTGAACCTGCCCATCGACCTCAGCCTCATCCTCAACTACTGCGGCAAGACCGTTCCCACCGGCTTCAAGTGCTAA